Genomic segment of Prinia subflava isolate CZ2003 ecotype Zambia chromosome 4, Cam_Psub_1.2, whole genome shotgun sequence:
GAACTAGTAAATTCAAGTCACATTTGGTCTAGGTAAATACTCTAGCTTGCCTACGTTATTGATAAAATTTCTAACCTAAAGCGAATTCTCATGaaacaacaatgaaaaaaaagaaattaaaatcacatCTTCCTCTAAGACTTTGGAAGGCTGCTTACTACCAAGAAAGTTGGAACAGTATTTCTCTCCTATCCTCAATCAGGTCACTAGAGAAAAATCAAGCATAGATAGTAGTTTTATAAAACAGActaaaaactcaaacaaaaaaaaccctcaaaaccaaaccagcaaaaACACTAAACCAAAACAACATGAATAAGATTTTTGGAAGGAAATGAATatccaaaattttttttttttttttttttttttttttttttttttttttttttttttcattctatgGTTACTAAGACAAAGCCTAATAGCAATGTTCTTTTATAACgtcacttttttaaaaacttgatTCTCGGCAGCCTTCAGAATTTTTCTGCAACTGAGCATagtttgattttggttttgtttgggggttgttttgttgttgttgttttttaatattttcttgcaCATTATCTCTCTTGGATTTATAGATAAACAAAAAGTGATCTTAGGAGGAAGCATTCTGAGAGACTGCACTGCCTATGCTATGGTTAGTACTTTACAGCATAGGGATATATTTTGTGTGGACTTCAACGTTCAAAAGTAAATTAGGGTCACATgatattaaatttttatttcatgacCAAAAGCACCTGTGATGTCCTTAAATCTAAAGCCTTCTTCCTTTTTGAGAATTTAGGTTGGCTGGAgagatgaaattaaatttgGGAAAGGAAATTCCACatctgcaagaaaataaaatattgtgttTTCTAAAAACCACCACTTTTAACTCTCATTTGTCTCATACTTAAAGAAGTCATATAATACATTTCTCTCTTCAATGTCAATAtataaaatccttttatttaACTGTGGTACGCAGACAGAGAATGTGTTCATTTACAATAAACAGTTACTCAAGGTAAAAGGACATACTGCCTCTCTACATTTAATTGTGAATGACTGGTCAGGAGAAACACGGATATGCAGCAATTGTACAAAAACGTTCCAGGCATAATATagctgaagaaaaagaggatttaaaatacagaattcaTCAATTCTCCtgtacaaacaaaaatatacttAAACCTATCATGAAAATCCTGTTGGTGGTATAGAGAAGGcaacaatatttaaaaatctctaTATAAGGAAACTGAGCTCATTACATCAGCTGTCTTAAGGAGGAAACATGGCTAGAAAGGAAGAGAATGAAATTGTGAACTTAATGAATTACAATACCGAACTTAACGAGTTTTTAGTGAGGAACAtaatagaaaaacaaaccaaacactAGATTGCAATCTACCTATATATTATTTGAAAACTGTTAAAATACGTGTTTTCAAATGATTTTTGAAACATCAGCaagggagaaaataagaaaaaaaaaaagcaacaaaaccaaaacaagcaatttccaagagaagcagaaattaaGTGCTGAAGTGCCTGAGAAAAAAGTATGAACATTACTCTTCAGAAGAAATGTTCTCTCCTCACACCGTGTTTTCAAGGGCAAAAATGAAACCCGGGAGGCCTCTGCTTCAGGATTTTCGAGTGGCCCAATCAGAACCTTGTACAAATCAATTACCTTCTCCAGGCCCACGTAATCTCGTCCTTCTCTACTAAATATACACCAATAGAAGGTTATTTTGCCAAATATGCAAATTACAGCAAAATTGAGATTATGAAACAACcgaaaaaaaatcctgaaatgttTTAAACCTAATTCTAGCCTCAAATTTCAGAATGGTTACTAATAAAGTCCTACAGCTACTGCTGTTTCAAAGTCCAGCTCTGAATGGTAGATGATTAATATCTAATGCAAATTCTTGTAGCAGAACAGAAATTATcttcaaaaggagaaaaaaataagtccTCTGCCTAtttagggaaagaaaaggaaaataaaaggtaaataaaagccaaaataacaaacaaacaaacaaggaaaagaacTCATCCTGAAAATTTTTTAAGAATCATATACCGCTTAGAAACAGACCGGCGACTCTCATCTTGTTTCCAAGCCAGATTTCAGCCAGGCACTCCCACGTTATCTCCCTCTGCTTGAAAAACATTTCCCATTAACACAACGCCCCAGTGACTCACTCACCGCCTCATGAGGCGGaatagcaaggaaaaaaaaaagaaagagagagaaagagagagcgagaaagagagagaaagagagagaaagagagagaaagagagagagagagagagagagagagaaagagaaagagagagagagagaaagagagagaaagagagagagagagagagaaagagagaaagagagaaagagagaaagagagaaagagagaaagagagaaagagaatataataaaggggaaaaaaaaaaaaaaccggGTTTTCCTCGCCTTAGTTCTCAAGGGACGGttttaaagaacaaagaaaacacCCTCCCCAGCCCTTAGGCAGCCTCATTCGGAGGCTCCACGCGTTGCAGTCCTGCCTTCCCTTCGGGCAGTTTCTTCTTCCGTATAAAACATTACTGAGCGAAAAACAAACTAAAGTGTCATTTACCTACATCTGTTCTAACAAAGGAGGGAACGCGGCCCCCCAAAATTAACCTGttcagaggagaggagagaggagctgtcGCTGTCTCCCATCACTGCGGCCACCACGAGGCACCAATGGCCTGGAAGCTCCTCCCTGTAAATCCCGGTCCCTCGTATGTTGTCGTGATTTACAAGCCCCTGACAACCCAAGAAGagggctgcagtgcctggcGTTTCCAAAGACCACAACTTTCATATCACCGCGGCCATGCTCCCCTTCTCAGGGTGCAAGGGGTTCCTACAGTTAAGCAGGCCCAGGCAGTCGTAGGGACCAAGGGCCCCAAAAACCACAACTAAGGCTACCAAATCCAAAAAAGTGGTACCGAAGAGCTCAGCGAAGCCAAAGGCAACAGGAGACCACACTGTATAAATAAAGGAAACTGCTAGAAAAACGCCAAGAGCACTTTTAAACACCACCCATTCTGCCAGGATCAAtgagaaagaatgaaaacatcATTCCAAGGCCGGACTAGTACATCATGACTCCCTTCCCCATGTATATGTGACTTTCCCTAGTGCTTCTGCATGAACTCACACCCGAGCCAGTTCTGCAACCAACATCACCATCACCCATCACTCAATTCAGAACACCTTTTAGAAATCCTTCTAAACTGCACTCCAGGGAAGTACTTACGGTTTTCTCACTATTCCATGACAGCTCTAAATtgcaaataaggaaaaaaaagcagagaaagcagcaaaCCGCAGCAACCACTATGCACAAGGCAGTGGGATCCTCCTCACAGCCGCAGCGCAGGCACAGCCACGGCGCGCAGGGAGGGGGGCCCCGATCCCCCGCCGCTCGACAGCCCCGCGCTCCAGCCCCATTGGCCGCCGGCGGCCCCGAGCCCGCCCCGTCCTTCCTCGCCTGGGGCGAGCGGCGTCTCACCCCCGCGGAACCCACCGGGAGGGAGGCAGCGAGCGCACCCTTGCACAGTTCGCATCTCTTAAACCATACTGCGGTGACCGAGTGAGTTAGTTGCAACCgctaccttttatttttttttcaaaagggaAAACTGACGCATTCTTACATAAGTACTATGACTTTCAAGGTTAAGAAAATAGGCAGAAAGCTACAGATCAGGAAAGTAGACTCTAGAGACATAACATTTTGGACGCTTCTCCGGAAGATTTCAAGTTTCTGGGTATATTAACATAGCATGTATTCCAAAGGTCAAGCGTTCCGGCTCTTTCTAGGAAGATGTGGGTGGCTCTGAAAAGAGCCTTTAGGTTGTTTGTCGGAAGATATTTACTTGGCTTTAGCCTTGTGGCTGTCGGTCTTCTTGGGCAGCAACACGGCCTGGATGTTGGGCAGCACGCCGCCCTGCGCGATCGTCACCTTGCCCAGCAGCTTGTTGAGCTCCTCGTCGTTGCGGATGGCGAGCTGCAGGTGGCGGGGGATGATGCGCGTCTTCTTGTTGTCGCGGGCGGCGTTGCCCGCCAGCTCCAGGATCTCGGCCGTCAGGTACTCCAGCACGGCCGCCAGGTACACGGGCGCGCCGGCGCCCACGCGCTCCGCGTAGTTGCCCTTGCGCAGCAGGCGGTGCACGCGGCCCACGGGGAACTGCAGCCCGGCCCGCGACGAGCGCGACTTGGCCTTGGCACGCGCCTTCCCGCCCTGCTTCCCGCGCCCGGACATGGCTCAGAATGCAAAGGAATGGAGCCAAGCAAGTCAAAAAGCTACGTAACTTTAAATTTGGCGCAGTAAGAATAAATGTACCTAAACCTTTAACTCTCCCTTTTTATACCTTCCTGTAGAGGTTGGCTTGGACTTCTGATTGGTAGAGGCAAGGATTGTGAACTTACCCAATGGGAATGCAGATGAGGAAGTTGACCAATGGAAGACGCAGAGTGTTTGACGTCACGGAGCCGATTTCTCCAATAGACAAGGACAGTGTTGAGTCATCTTATTTGCATACCGTCCCTATAAATACGGGGGACTGCGCTTCGGTCACACCGTTGCTCCTGCGGTAACCAGGTGGTGGTAGACCCGTAAAATGCCGGAACCGGCTAAATCCGCTCCCGCTCCCAAGAAAGGCTCCAAGAAAGCTGTCACTAAGACCCAAAAAAAAGGT
This window contains:
- the LOC134549983 gene encoding histone H2A-IV, giving the protein MSGRGKQGGKARAKAKSRSSRAGLQFPVGRVHRLLRKGNYAERVGAGAPVYLAAVLEYLTAEILELAGNAARDNKKTRIIPRHLQLAIRNDEELNKLLGKVTIAQGGVLPNIQAVLLPKKTDSHKAKAK